A region from the Chrysoperla carnea chromosome 4, inChrCarn1.1, whole genome shotgun sequence genome encodes:
- the LOC123297394 gene encoding carbonic anhydrase 1-like, whose product MESHHDDTVSGNSQSPIDIPTSIVIEDVNAPIYIDYPSDDIGEVLSNTGHGWHVKCNGRKTEFYGGPLKNKFKLEQFHCHWGPKPGVGSEHTVDGKTYSGELHFVHWNAEKYDTFEVASKEKDGLAVLAVFLDVGCGNSELMKITALLPRIKNASDEIILTDLVGINLEKFLPCGRNYWTYSGSLTTPPYSETVTWIILEQPITISEQQLNVFRSLKLGSDHHDVADSKSNHDSTSTLANGCVRNGKEETKKEDSISLQRSKRETSDNNNAKDEKHTHIIENYRVIQPLNDRVIRKYSTTPSKIIENH is encoded by the exons atGATACAGTCAGTGGAAATTCTCAAAGTCCAATAGATATTCCAACATCAATTGTTATTGAAGATGTTAATGCTCCAATTTATATTGATTATCCATCAGATGATATTGGAGAAGTTTTATCAAATACTGGACATGGTTGGCATGTTAAATGTAATGGAAGAAAAACTG aattttatggaggacctttaaaaaataaattcaaattagaaCAGTTTCATTGTCATTGGGGTCCAAAACCTGGTGTTGGATCGGAGCATACAGTGGATGGTAAAACATATTCTGGTGAG TTACATTTTGTCCATTGGAATGCCGAAAAATATGATACTTTTGAGGTTGCAAGCAAGGAAAAAGATGGCTTAGCTGTATTGGCGGTGTTCTTAGAT gtTGGTTGTGGTAATTctgaattaatgaaaataacagCATTATTACCTCGTATTAAGAATGCTAgtgatgaaataatattaactgaTTTAGTTGGG attaatttagaaaaattcctACCATGTGGAAGAAACTATTGGACATATTCTGGATCATTAACAACCCCACCATACAGTGAAACAGTCACGTGGATTATATTAGAACAACCGATTACAATATCAGAACAGCAG TTAAATGTATTTCGTTCATTAAAATTGGGATCCGATCATCATGATGTAGCCGATAGCAAATCGAATCATGACAGCACTAGTACGTTAGCGAATGGTTGCGTAAGAAATGGAAAAGAAGAAACCAAAAAAGAAGATTCTATATCTTTACAAAGATCTAAAAGAGAAACTtctgataataataatgcaaaAGATGAAAAACATACACATATTATAGAGAATTATCGAGTCATACAACCACTTAACGATCGTGTCATTCGTAAATATAGCACTACTCCATCGAAAATCATAGAAAACCACTAA